A genome region from Bemisia tabaci chromosome 3, PGI_BMITA_v3 includes the following:
- the mIF3 gene encoding uncharacterized protein mIF3 → MFAMRALSLIRKTPTPGAYQDLLAVDICKGFGVSFANKSRSEGARFVTTSSLHYSDKPIVSRIKDTAEDAKKHKQSEKKKRDFIPKITVLDTNGNISVLTMTEASSLAERRGLKLVYVRDDTKSGRKEYKLVSKTDLVKAELAELGSDEEKSKKTSERKTKLVAVASKIEENDLKARIKKIHQWLEKKYETRVTIDIVHGDSAKAEEIYKAFEREFEKLGRLRQKVVKEDSIKFVLLPPAEEKEKPKEKRRKKQPATNELSEDKETIAPS, encoded by the coding sequence ATGTTTGCAATGAGAGCTCTCTCACTTATCAGGAAGACTCCTACACCTGGTGCATACCAAGATTTGTTAGCTGTAGACATTTGCAAAGGTTTTGGTGTTTCATTCGCAAATAAAAGCAGAAGTGAAGGCGCGCGCTTCGTGACTACTTCTTCCCTCCATTATTCAGACAAACCAATAGTATCAAGAATAAAGGACACAGCTGAGGATGCGAAGAAACATAAGCAAAGTGAGAAGAAGAAGCGGGACTTCATTCCGAAGATAACTGTACTAGATACTAATGGGAATATCAGTGTGTTGACTATGACTGAAGCATCAAGTTTAGCAGAACGAAGAGGCCTAAAGTTAGTTTATGTACGTGATGACACGAAATCAGGCCGAAAGGAATACAAGTTAGTGTCCAAGACAGACTTGGTGAAAGCAGAGTTAGCAGAGTTAGGAAGTGATGAAGAGAAATCTAAGAAAACTTCAGAAAGAAAAACTAAGTTAGTTGCAGTAGCttcaaaaatagaggaaaatgaCTTAAAGGCTAGAATAAAGAAGATACATCAATGGTTAGAGAAGAAGTATGAGACTCGAGTGACTATAGATATTGTGCATGGAGATTCAGCTAAGGCTGAGGAAATATACAAGGCATTTGAACGAGAGTTTGAGAAATTAGGGAGACTGCGACAGAAAGTTGTGAAAGAGGACAGCATTAAATTTGTTTTACTACCTCCagcagaggaaaaagaaaaaccgaaagaaaagagaagaaaaaagcaaCCGGCAACTAATGAACTTTCAGAGGACAAAGAGACTATAGCACCATCTTAA